The proteins below come from a single Micropterus dolomieu isolate WLL.071019.BEF.003 ecotype Adirondacks linkage group LG05, ASM2129224v1, whole genome shotgun sequence genomic window:
- the shroom2a gene encoding protein Shroom2 isoform X1, producing MDNEGYKNDPHYTEAESLWHVTQKSGDLDPRSRDVEGWKLVDVFLSGGAPWGFTLRGGLEYREPLLITKVEEGSKAAAVSLQVGDELVNINEIPLSGYRQEAICLVKGSHKTLSLVVKRRNEPISRPHSWHSTKFNESQSETAKTQSPPTPVWQTRYDASSSSTDLSSGWEQTNLRRVSDQYSSLGSMDSLEHVSHSYPASQLSPAKSNNSMEHLGGGKRDSAYSSFSTSSGTPDYTLSKSNAASTENMLYKFSQGETGGKHNNGRNSQSLNEGVKQDDRLAYFQMPGVSTGCEGPQTEDSAGSHYSTSSRTSYGPVWHVPEKKKTASPSPPPPPPPARSDSFAATKVHERGLVAAHPEGPESHVPCKPSTENHQSHNLSPKNDGDVFYTSSDKSNHNQFSSNKQYSLSSCDVRQGQPYHQRQYSDKSTFYSQPYATPVPKPQNVVGYYCSMQELPTNGSAQHFGQSHRRNLSTSLSTAATDQNTDSSGHNRYYCVTTCQPTQPNHQPLSGKSEDRKSVTGVDLSQSGNEQNSLSPLTKLKYHLPQQQQHSSHRKDSNGYSKHQVPAVLETSVPKSSSDDRGSQRGHNTQSAEAQFMSYPPSGQSEQRRSLPLQHRDLPQDTRHHNQVSNKICPQATPMLHSLSMDVAGQDARGPNSEESLESKQVKRSDRFATTLRNEIQMRRAKLQKSKSAATLPGTEGETEDDQDIWKSPENTTPTSADGSFTNIYKVNLKEAQARVLMATSFRRKDLEPVLLEHPAAEALPHYPSPALAHKDITPLPIFSESVMTKSGPAGGQVTRIGGRKRFPAEKKVRSFSEPDKIHEVGVKEDLPRIEKASSSLDQQRLFKESRKPAFPNQIPPQDYPENHTEAKAGAPSTTSETEDTVKGIRSREYTEEVQGGPCSAHKLSVLDQQRLGTFPEYEARWNVQKKNPETRASGRYRSADNILDPGPEERTKTTGFHERSRSSPSADFYGQKIQVPARKSETEYSQAESKPAEPFNTATGFSDRGPGDCKVREKPVEFEHYSAPPLPPMIGTNPECRHRPAPATVNHRPTSISHSLTESALPQPKDHSHSEPPSGPRRTTYALEKPPPLRCPEVDSHESFTSSQSEIFTHCSPNADPNSAFVPTLSAKGNSEQGKGLVDKGQGADHHLSTSNPQPASSPPASSHRSSGPATMERQRSPSPQFSPQRLSDKPPVSIQDEDSKRMEHVIENQNPAVKKVPIRIVHSEGVTEKENCPFLQHSDFPAVETEGPGATRLGILGAGGQDSVFCAFNRQREPESTPAVQTDPKPQRDAYMSTVQDQVNSNSQQPPQPTDVTTGLSKEDQKREELARDIMGKDKSLADILDQSKMKTTMDLMEGIFPQGEQLLEGAHQRRKVLPKQTATRPAEEREKEDSMAAAVTMVTSSAYYSTSAPKAELLIKMKDMQEQEEEEDSEDELDIDLANKKQELIDSLSKKLQVLREARESLQEDVLDNNALGDEVEARVQQICKPNELDKFRMFVGDLDKVVSLLLSLSGRLARVENALNSLEEDATAEERRTLIEKRKLLIRQHEDAKELKENLDRRERVVYDILSSYLQEDSLTDYEHFVKMKSALIIEQRKLEDKIKLGEEQLKCLMDSLPIEQRLAL from the exons GCGGAATGAACCCATAAGCAGGCCTCACTCCTGGCACTCCACCAAGTTCAACGAAAGCCAATCGGAGACTGCCAAAACACAGTCTCCGCCCACGCCAGTCTGGCAAACCAGATATGATGCAAG CTCATCCTCAACTGATCTCTCCTCCGGCTGGGAGCAGACAAACCTGCGTAGAGTGTCCGATCAGTACAGCTCTCTCGGCAGTATGGACAGTCTAGAACACGTCTCGCACTCCTACCCTGCCAGTCAGCTGTCACCTGCCAAGTCCAATAACAGTATGGAGCATCTTGGAGGAGGGAAACGAGACTCAGCCTACAGCTCCTTCTCCACCAGCTCTGGCACACCAGACTATACCCTCTCAAAGAGCAATGCTGCCTCGACAGAGAACATGCTCTATAAATTCAGTCAGGGGGAGACAGGAGGAAAGCACAACAATGGCAGAAACAGCCAGAGCCTAAATGAGGGAGTCAAACAGGACGATAGGCTGGCGTACTTCCAGATGCCAGGAGTTAGCACAGGCTGCGAGGGTCCACAGACTGAGGACTCAGCTGGATCCCACTATTCCACTTCAAGTAGAACAAGCTATGGACCTGTTTGGCATGTCCCTGAAAAAAAGAAGACCGcttccccctctcctccccctccacctccacctgcacGCAGTGACAGTTTTGCTGCTACTAAGGTACATGAAAGGGGGCTTGTTGCAGCTCACCCCGAAGGTCCTGAATCACATGTCCCCTGTAAGCCTTCCACAGAAAATCACCAAAGCCACAACCTATCCCCGAAAAATGACGGTGACGTTTTTTACACTTCATCTGATAAATCGAATCACAACCAGTTCAGCTCAAACAAGCAGTACTCCCTGTCCAGCTGTGATGTTCGGCAAGGTCAGCCCTACCATCAAAGACAGTATAGTGACAAAAGCACTTTTTATTCTCAGCCCTATGCTACGCCCGTTCCAAAGCCACAGAACGTAGTTGGCTACTATTGTAGCATGCAGGAACTGCCTACGAATGGTTCTGCACAACACTTTGGTCAGAGCCATAGAAGGAACTTAAGCACCTCCCTGTCTACCGCAGCCACTGACCAAAACACAGATAGCAGTGGACATAACCGATACTACTGTGTCACAACATGTCAGCCCACGCAACCTAACCACCAGCCTTTGTCAGGGAAATCAGAGGATAGGAAGAGTGTCACAGGCGTAGACCTATCACAGTCTGGAAATGAGCAGAACTCTCTTAGCCCACTCACCAAACTGAAGTATCATCTGCCCCAACAGCAGCAACACTCCTCACACAGAAAAGACAGTAATGGATACAGCAAGCATCAAGTTCCTGCTGTACTAGAAACCTCTGTACCTAAATCCAGCTCTGATGATAGGGGAAGCCAGAGAGGACACAACACACAAAGTGCAGAAGCTCAGTTCATGAGTTATCCTCCTAGTGGACAGTCTGAACAGCGGAGGTCTCTGCCACTACAACATAGAGATTTACCTCAAGACACCAGACACCACAACCAAGTGAGCAACAAGATCTGCCCCCAGGCAACCCCCATGCTTCACTCTCTGTCTATGGATGTTGCAGGCCAAGACGCAAGAGGCCCAAATTCTGAGGAGTCCCTTGAAAGCAAGCAGGTGAAACGCAGTGACCGCTTTGCCACCACGTTAAGGAATGAAATCCAGATGAGACGAGCCAAGCTGCAGAAAAGTAAGAGTGCAGCTACCCTTCCTGGTACCGAGGGTGAGACTGAAGATGATCAAGATATCTGGAAGTCTCCTGAAAACACTACCCCAACCTCTGCAGATGGCTCTTTCACCAACATCTACAAGGTTAATCTGAAGGAAGCACAAGCAAGGGTGCTCATGGCTACGTCTTTCAGGAGAAAAGACCTGGAGCCTGTCTTACTAGAGCACCCTGCGGCAGAGGCCCTACCTCACTACCCATCCCCAGCATTGGCCCATAAAGATATCACCCCTCTGCCAATTTTCTCAGAGTCTGTAATGACTAAATCAGGGCCTGCTGGGGGTCAAGTAACTCGCATTGGTGGTCGAAAGCGTTTTCCTGCAGAAAAGAAGGTACGATCTTTTTCAGAACCAGACAAAATCCATGAAGTTGGGGTGAAGGAAGATCTCCCTCGCATTGAAAAGGCAAGCTCCTCTCTAGACCAACAGAGGCTGTTTAAAGAAAGTAGAAAACCCGCTTTTCCCAATCAAATTCCCCCTCAGGACTATCCCGAGAACCACACAGAGGCCAAGGCCGGAGCTCCTTCTACAACCAGTGAAACAGAGGACACAGTGAAAGGCATCAGGAGCAGAGAATACACTGAAGAGGTCCAGGGAGGTCCTTGCTCTGCACACAAGCTGTCTGTCCTAGACCAGCAAAGACTGGGTACCTTCCCTGAGTATGAGGCAAGGTGGAATGTACAGAAGAAAAACCCAGAAACAAGAGCCTCTGGGCGGTATCGGTCAGCTGATAACATCCTGGATCCAGGACCAGAGGAGAGAACCAAAACCACTGGTTTCCATGAGAGATCCCGATCGTCTCCTTCAGCTGACTTCTATGGGCAG AAGATTCAAGTTCCTGCAAGAAAGTCTGAGACAGAATATTCCCAGGCGGAGAGTAAACCTGCTGAACCGTTCAACACTGCCACAGG GTTCTCTGACAGAGGACCCGGTGACTGTAAAGTTAGAGAAAAGCCTGTGGAGTTTGAACACTACTCGGCGCCACCCCTTCCGCCCATGATAGGAACCAACCCTGAGTGCAGACACAGACCTGCCCCTGCCACGGTGAACCACAGACCCACATCTATCTCTCATAGTCTCACAGAGTCTGCCCTCCCACAGCCTAAGGACCACAGCCACAGCGAACCACCCTCTGGGCCAAGGAGGACGACCTATGCGCTGGAGAAGCCTCCCCCACTCAGATGCCCAGAGGTCGACTCCCACGAATCCTTCACCAGTTCCCAGAGTGAAATCTTCACCCACTGCTCTCCTAACGCTGACCCTAACTCCGCCTTTGTCCCCACCCTATCTGCAAAGGGAAATTCTGAGCAGGGCAAAGGACTTGTGGACAAAGGACAAGGGGCAGATCATCACCTATCAACATCCAATCCCCAGCCTGCCTCTTCTCCcccagcttcctcccacagaTCTTCAGGGCCGGCCACTATGGAGCGGCAGCGCTCTCCATCGCCACAGTTCTCCCCACAGAGACTCAGTGACAAACCACCGGTCTCCATACAGGATGAAGACTCAAAAAG GATGGAGCATGTGATAGAAAACCAGAATCCTGCAGTGAAGAAAGTGCCCATCAGGATTGTCCACTCAGAGGGAGTCACAGAGAAGGAGAATTGTCCATTTTTGCAGCACAGTGACTTCCCTGCTGTAGAGACAGAGGGTCCTGGTGCGACCAGGCTCGGCATTCTGGGAGCTGGAGGGCAGGACTCGGTCTTCTGTGCCTTTAATCGGCAACGGGAGCCCGAAAGTACGCCAGCTGTTCAGACGGACCCAAAGCCCCAGAGAGACGCGTACATGAGTACTGTTCAAGATCAGGTCAACTCTAACAGTCAGCAGCCACCACAGCCCACAGATGTGACCACAGGACTGTCTAAGGAGGATCagaagagagaggagctggCCAGGGACATCATGGGGAAGGATAAATCACTAGCTGACATTCTGGACCAGAGCAAGATGAAAACCACCATGGACTTGATGGAGGGCATCTTCCCTCAGGGGGAGCAGCTGTTGGAAGGAGCTCACCAGCGCAGGAAGGTTCTCCCAAAACAGACAGCCACCCGGCCTGCTGAGGAAAG GGAAAAGGAGGACAGTATGGCAGCAGCTGTCACCATGGTGACCAGCTCTGCATATTACAGCACATCTGCTCCCAAAGCCGAGCTCCTTATTAAGATGAAGGACatgcaggagcaggaggaggaggaggactcaGAAGATGAACTGGATATTGATCTGGCCAACAAGAAG CAAGAGCTGATTGACAGCCTTAGCAAGAAGCTCCAGGTGCTGCGGGAGGCCCGGGAGAGTCTTCAGGAAGATGTCCTCGACAACAACGCTCTGGGAGATGAGGTGGAGGCCCGAGTCCAACAGATCTGCAAACCCAACGAGCTGGACAAGTTCAGGATGTTTGTCGGGGACCTGGACAAGGTGGTGAGCCTGCTGCTGTCCCTGTCGGGCCGTCTGGCCAGAGTGGAGAACGCCCTCAACAGTCTGGAGGAGGATGCTACTGCTGAGGAGAGG CGAACGTTGATTGAGAAGAGGAAGCTGCTGATTCGACAGCATGAGGATGCGAAGGAACTGAAGGAGAACCTGGACCGTCGGGAGCGTGTGGTTTACGACATCCTGTCCAGCTACCTGCAGGAGGACAGCCTTACTGACTATGAGCACTTTGTCAAGATGAAGTCGGCGCTCATCATCGAGCAGCGCAAGCTTGAGGATAAAATCAAACTGGGCGAGGAGCAGCTCAAGTGTCTGATGGACAGTCTGCCGATAGAGCAGAGGCTGGCCCTGTGA
- the shroom2a gene encoding protein Shroom2 isoform X2, protein MKMVDIVTQKMPSENDVHVARSFLTKILRSSMRRNEPISRPHSWHSTKFNESQSETAKTQSPPTPVWQTRYDASSSSTDLSSGWEQTNLRRVSDQYSSLGSMDSLEHVSHSYPASQLSPAKSNNSMEHLGGGKRDSAYSSFSTSSGTPDYTLSKSNAASTENMLYKFSQGETGGKHNNGRNSQSLNEGVKQDDRLAYFQMPGVSTGCEGPQTEDSAGSHYSTSSRTSYGPVWHVPEKKKTASPSPPPPPPPARSDSFAATKVHERGLVAAHPEGPESHVPCKPSTENHQSHNLSPKNDGDVFYTSSDKSNHNQFSSNKQYSLSSCDVRQGQPYHQRQYSDKSTFYSQPYATPVPKPQNVVGYYCSMQELPTNGSAQHFGQSHRRNLSTSLSTAATDQNTDSSGHNRYYCVTTCQPTQPNHQPLSGKSEDRKSVTGVDLSQSGNEQNSLSPLTKLKYHLPQQQQHSSHRKDSNGYSKHQVPAVLETSVPKSSSDDRGSQRGHNTQSAEAQFMSYPPSGQSEQRRSLPLQHRDLPQDTRHHNQVSNKICPQATPMLHSLSMDVAGQDARGPNSEESLESKQVKRSDRFATTLRNEIQMRRAKLQKSKSAATLPGTEGETEDDQDIWKSPENTTPTSADGSFTNIYKVNLKEAQARVLMATSFRRKDLEPVLLEHPAAEALPHYPSPALAHKDITPLPIFSESVMTKSGPAGGQVTRIGGRKRFPAEKKVRSFSEPDKIHEVGVKEDLPRIEKASSSLDQQRLFKESRKPAFPNQIPPQDYPENHTEAKAGAPSTTSETEDTVKGIRSREYTEEVQGGPCSAHKLSVLDQQRLGTFPEYEARWNVQKKNPETRASGRYRSADNILDPGPEERTKTTGFHERSRSSPSADFYGQKIQVPARKSETEYSQAESKPAEPFNTATGFSDRGPGDCKVREKPVEFEHYSAPPLPPMIGTNPECRHRPAPATVNHRPTSISHSLTESALPQPKDHSHSEPPSGPRRTTYALEKPPPLRCPEVDSHESFTSSQSEIFTHCSPNADPNSAFVPTLSAKGNSEQGKGLVDKGQGADHHLSTSNPQPASSPPASSHRSSGPATMERQRSPSPQFSPQRLSDKPPVSIQDEDSKRMEHVIENQNPAVKKVPIRIVHSEGVTEKENCPFLQHSDFPAVETEGPGATRLGILGAGGQDSVFCAFNRQREPESTPAVQTDPKPQRDAYMSTVQDQVNSNSQQPPQPTDVTTGLSKEDQKREELARDIMGKDKSLADILDQSKMKTTMDLMEGIFPQGEQLLEGAHQRRKVLPKQTATRPAEEREKEDSMAAAVTMVTSSAYYSTSAPKAELLIKMKDMQEQEEEEDSEDELDIDLANKKQELIDSLSKKLQVLREARESLQEDVLDNNALGDEVEARVQQICKPNELDKFRMFVGDLDKVVSLLLSLSGRLARVENALNSLEEDATAEERRTLIEKRKLLIRQHEDAKELKENLDRRERVVYDILSSYLQEDSLTDYEHFVKMKSALIIEQRKLEDKIKLGEEQLKCLMDSLPIEQRLAL, encoded by the exons ATGAAAATGGTGGATATTGTAACTCAGAAAATGCCCTCAGAGAATGACGTGCATGTGGCAAGAAGCTTTCTTACGAAGATTTTGCGAAGTTCCATGAG GCGGAATGAACCCATAAGCAGGCCTCACTCCTGGCACTCCACCAAGTTCAACGAAAGCCAATCGGAGACTGCCAAAACACAGTCTCCGCCCACGCCAGTCTGGCAAACCAGATATGATGCAAG CTCATCCTCAACTGATCTCTCCTCCGGCTGGGAGCAGACAAACCTGCGTAGAGTGTCCGATCAGTACAGCTCTCTCGGCAGTATGGACAGTCTAGAACACGTCTCGCACTCCTACCCTGCCAGTCAGCTGTCACCTGCCAAGTCCAATAACAGTATGGAGCATCTTGGAGGAGGGAAACGAGACTCAGCCTACAGCTCCTTCTCCACCAGCTCTGGCACACCAGACTATACCCTCTCAAAGAGCAATGCTGCCTCGACAGAGAACATGCTCTATAAATTCAGTCAGGGGGAGACAGGAGGAAAGCACAACAATGGCAGAAACAGCCAGAGCCTAAATGAGGGAGTCAAACAGGACGATAGGCTGGCGTACTTCCAGATGCCAGGAGTTAGCACAGGCTGCGAGGGTCCACAGACTGAGGACTCAGCTGGATCCCACTATTCCACTTCAAGTAGAACAAGCTATGGACCTGTTTGGCATGTCCCTGAAAAAAAGAAGACCGcttccccctctcctccccctccacctccacctgcacGCAGTGACAGTTTTGCTGCTACTAAGGTACATGAAAGGGGGCTTGTTGCAGCTCACCCCGAAGGTCCTGAATCACATGTCCCCTGTAAGCCTTCCACAGAAAATCACCAAAGCCACAACCTATCCCCGAAAAATGACGGTGACGTTTTTTACACTTCATCTGATAAATCGAATCACAACCAGTTCAGCTCAAACAAGCAGTACTCCCTGTCCAGCTGTGATGTTCGGCAAGGTCAGCCCTACCATCAAAGACAGTATAGTGACAAAAGCACTTTTTATTCTCAGCCCTATGCTACGCCCGTTCCAAAGCCACAGAACGTAGTTGGCTACTATTGTAGCATGCAGGAACTGCCTACGAATGGTTCTGCACAACACTTTGGTCAGAGCCATAGAAGGAACTTAAGCACCTCCCTGTCTACCGCAGCCACTGACCAAAACACAGATAGCAGTGGACATAACCGATACTACTGTGTCACAACATGTCAGCCCACGCAACCTAACCACCAGCCTTTGTCAGGGAAATCAGAGGATAGGAAGAGTGTCACAGGCGTAGACCTATCACAGTCTGGAAATGAGCAGAACTCTCTTAGCCCACTCACCAAACTGAAGTATCATCTGCCCCAACAGCAGCAACACTCCTCACACAGAAAAGACAGTAATGGATACAGCAAGCATCAAGTTCCTGCTGTACTAGAAACCTCTGTACCTAAATCCAGCTCTGATGATAGGGGAAGCCAGAGAGGACACAACACACAAAGTGCAGAAGCTCAGTTCATGAGTTATCCTCCTAGTGGACAGTCTGAACAGCGGAGGTCTCTGCCACTACAACATAGAGATTTACCTCAAGACACCAGACACCACAACCAAGTGAGCAACAAGATCTGCCCCCAGGCAACCCCCATGCTTCACTCTCTGTCTATGGATGTTGCAGGCCAAGACGCAAGAGGCCCAAATTCTGAGGAGTCCCTTGAAAGCAAGCAGGTGAAACGCAGTGACCGCTTTGCCACCACGTTAAGGAATGAAATCCAGATGAGACGAGCCAAGCTGCAGAAAAGTAAGAGTGCAGCTACCCTTCCTGGTACCGAGGGTGAGACTGAAGATGATCAAGATATCTGGAAGTCTCCTGAAAACACTACCCCAACCTCTGCAGATGGCTCTTTCACCAACATCTACAAGGTTAATCTGAAGGAAGCACAAGCAAGGGTGCTCATGGCTACGTCTTTCAGGAGAAAAGACCTGGAGCCTGTCTTACTAGAGCACCCTGCGGCAGAGGCCCTACCTCACTACCCATCCCCAGCATTGGCCCATAAAGATATCACCCCTCTGCCAATTTTCTCAGAGTCTGTAATGACTAAATCAGGGCCTGCTGGGGGTCAAGTAACTCGCATTGGTGGTCGAAAGCGTTTTCCTGCAGAAAAGAAGGTACGATCTTTTTCAGAACCAGACAAAATCCATGAAGTTGGGGTGAAGGAAGATCTCCCTCGCATTGAAAAGGCAAGCTCCTCTCTAGACCAACAGAGGCTGTTTAAAGAAAGTAGAAAACCCGCTTTTCCCAATCAAATTCCCCCTCAGGACTATCCCGAGAACCACACAGAGGCCAAGGCCGGAGCTCCTTCTACAACCAGTGAAACAGAGGACACAGTGAAAGGCATCAGGAGCAGAGAATACACTGAAGAGGTCCAGGGAGGTCCTTGCTCTGCACACAAGCTGTCTGTCCTAGACCAGCAAAGACTGGGTACCTTCCCTGAGTATGAGGCAAGGTGGAATGTACAGAAGAAAAACCCAGAAACAAGAGCCTCTGGGCGGTATCGGTCAGCTGATAACATCCTGGATCCAGGACCAGAGGAGAGAACCAAAACCACTGGTTTCCATGAGAGATCCCGATCGTCTCCTTCAGCTGACTTCTATGGGCAG AAGATTCAAGTTCCTGCAAGAAAGTCTGAGACAGAATATTCCCAGGCGGAGAGTAAACCTGCTGAACCGTTCAACACTGCCACAGG GTTCTCTGACAGAGGACCCGGTGACTGTAAAGTTAGAGAAAAGCCTGTGGAGTTTGAACACTACTCGGCGCCACCCCTTCCGCCCATGATAGGAACCAACCCTGAGTGCAGACACAGACCTGCCCCTGCCACGGTGAACCACAGACCCACATCTATCTCTCATAGTCTCACAGAGTCTGCCCTCCCACAGCCTAAGGACCACAGCCACAGCGAACCACCCTCTGGGCCAAGGAGGACGACCTATGCGCTGGAGAAGCCTCCCCCACTCAGATGCCCAGAGGTCGACTCCCACGAATCCTTCACCAGTTCCCAGAGTGAAATCTTCACCCACTGCTCTCCTAACGCTGACCCTAACTCCGCCTTTGTCCCCACCCTATCTGCAAAGGGAAATTCTGAGCAGGGCAAAGGACTTGTGGACAAAGGACAAGGGGCAGATCATCACCTATCAACATCCAATCCCCAGCCTGCCTCTTCTCCcccagcttcctcccacagaTCTTCAGGGCCGGCCACTATGGAGCGGCAGCGCTCTCCATCGCCACAGTTCTCCCCACAGAGACTCAGTGACAAACCACCGGTCTCCATACAGGATGAAGACTCAAAAAG GATGGAGCATGTGATAGAAAACCAGAATCCTGCAGTGAAGAAAGTGCCCATCAGGATTGTCCACTCAGAGGGAGTCACAGAGAAGGAGAATTGTCCATTTTTGCAGCACAGTGACTTCCCTGCTGTAGAGACAGAGGGTCCTGGTGCGACCAGGCTCGGCATTCTGGGAGCTGGAGGGCAGGACTCGGTCTTCTGTGCCTTTAATCGGCAACGGGAGCCCGAAAGTACGCCAGCTGTTCAGACGGACCCAAAGCCCCAGAGAGACGCGTACATGAGTACTGTTCAAGATCAGGTCAACTCTAACAGTCAGCAGCCACCACAGCCCACAGATGTGACCACAGGACTGTCTAAGGAGGATCagaagagagaggagctggCCAGGGACATCATGGGGAAGGATAAATCACTAGCTGACATTCTGGACCAGAGCAAGATGAAAACCACCATGGACTTGATGGAGGGCATCTTCCCTCAGGGGGAGCAGCTGTTGGAAGGAGCTCACCAGCGCAGGAAGGTTCTCCCAAAACAGACAGCCACCCGGCCTGCTGAGGAAAG GGAAAAGGAGGACAGTATGGCAGCAGCTGTCACCATGGTGACCAGCTCTGCATATTACAGCACATCTGCTCCCAAAGCCGAGCTCCTTATTAAGATGAAGGACatgcaggagcaggaggaggaggaggactcaGAAGATGAACTGGATATTGATCTGGCCAACAAGAAG CAAGAGCTGATTGACAGCCTTAGCAAGAAGCTCCAGGTGCTGCGGGAGGCCCGGGAGAGTCTTCAGGAAGATGTCCTCGACAACAACGCTCTGGGAGATGAGGTGGAGGCCCGAGTCCAACAGATCTGCAAACCCAACGAGCTGGACAAGTTCAGGATGTTTGTCGGGGACCTGGACAAGGTGGTGAGCCTGCTGCTGTCCCTGTCGGGCCGTCTGGCCAGAGTGGAGAACGCCCTCAACAGTCTGGAGGAGGATGCTACTGCTGAGGAGAGG CGAACGTTGATTGAGAAGAGGAAGCTGCTGATTCGACAGCATGAGGATGCGAAGGAACTGAAGGAGAACCTGGACCGTCGGGAGCGTGTGGTTTACGACATCCTGTCCAGCTACCTGCAGGAGGACAGCCTTACTGACTATGAGCACTTTGTCAAGATGAAGTCGGCGCTCATCATCGAGCAGCGCAAGCTTGAGGATAAAATCAAACTGGGCGAGGAGCAGCTCAAGTGTCTGATGGACAGTCTGCCGATAGAGCAGAGGCTGGCCCTGTGA